The following proteins come from a genomic window of Montipora foliosa isolate CH-2021 chromosome 2, ASM3666993v2, whole genome shotgun sequence:
- the LOC137991041 gene encoding adrenocorticotropic hormone receptor-like isoform X1: MKPQDFFPISFSPQRQLTMENYSFSTSASYWNTSAEDSSLEIPFVVVLCTVLGLASAVGTVGNFLVLLSIIKFDDLRDIPDFFIFSLSLSDTLVTTIYQPLKTYRLAHLEEVSTFMDILRASSSLLGHISLIASISNMFGVTMERLISIRFPLKYDFLVTKKRATIVILFIWIFSISYGVMWSEGLAPNSYLSIYFIAVLIGTILIYVYIFLIARRLERSVAHVQNGSTDENRSSSNLKDRKTAKTIAIILGVATASWLPFLIIPRFLTDDQDLFFTVFSFLQVLSVCNSSINPYIYCARSRRYYLAFIKLLGLQNALFTRVQVTQATFRVSPPDHPSTASQDPYREIDYTRH; this comes from the exons ATGAAACCGCAGGATTTCTTTCCCATCTCTTTCTCACCTCAAA GACAGCTGACGATGGAAAACTATTCCTTTTCGACGAGTGCTTCTTATTGGAATACTTCTGCAGAAGACAGTAGTCTTGAAATTCCGTTTGTTGTAGTACTATGCACTGTGCTAGGTTTGGCGAGTGCGGTGGGTACTGTTGGAAATTTCCTCGTTCTCTTATCAATTATCAAGTTTGACGACCTGAGGGATATACCAGACTTCTTTATTTTCAGCCTCTCCTTATCGGATACGCTTGTCACAACGATATACCAACCTTTAAAAACATACCGGCTGGCACATTTAGAAGAAGTCTCCACATTTATGGATATATTGAGAGCATCCAGTAGTCTTCTCGGGCACATCTCGTTGATTGCCTCAATTTCGAACATGTTTGGAGTGACCATGGAGCGCCTGATCTCTATCAGATTCCCGTTGAAATACGACTTCCTTGTGACAAAGAAACGCGCAACTATCGTTATCCTTTTCATATGGATATTTTCAATTTCATATGGAGTAATGTGGTCAGAGGGGTTGGCTCCTAACTCCTActtatctatttattttattgCGGTCCTCATTGGAACAATATTAATCTATGTTTACATATTTTTGATCGCAAGACGCTTGGAACGCTCGGTAGCACATGTACAAAATGGCTCAACTGATGAAAACAGGTCAAGCAGCAACCTCAAGGATcggaaaacagcaaaaaccatTGCGATTATTCTGGGAGTGGCAACTGCCAGTTGGCTTCCGTTTTTGATCATTCCTCGCTTTCTAACCGACGACCAAGATCTGTTCTTCACGGTTTTCAGTTTTCTACAAGTTTTATCAGTTTGCAATTCATCCATTAACCCATATATATACTGTGCAAGAAGTCGACGGTATTACTTAGCGTTCATTAAGCTTCTCGGACTCCAAAACGCTCTGTTTACAAGAGTACAAGTCACTCAGGCTACATTCAGAGTTTCACCTCCTGACCATCCCTCCACGGCATCCCAGGACCCTTACAGAGAAATTGATTATACGAGACATTAG
- the LOC137991041 gene encoding adrenocorticotropic hormone receptor-like isoform X2 translates to MENYSFSTSASYWNTSAEDSSLEIPFVVVLCTVLGLASAVGTVGNFLVLLSIIKFDDLRDIPDFFIFSLSLSDTLVTTIYQPLKTYRLAHLEEVSTFMDILRASSSLLGHISLIASISNMFGVTMERLISIRFPLKYDFLVTKKRATIVILFIWIFSISYGVMWSEGLAPNSYLSIYFIAVLIGTILIYVYIFLIARRLERSVAHVQNGSTDENRSSSNLKDRKTAKTIAIILGVATASWLPFLIIPRFLTDDQDLFFTVFSFLQVLSVCNSSINPYIYCARSRRYYLAFIKLLGLQNALFTRVQVTQATFRVSPPDHPSTASQDPYREIDYTRH, encoded by the coding sequence ATGGAAAACTATTCCTTTTCGACGAGTGCTTCTTATTGGAATACTTCTGCAGAAGACAGTAGTCTTGAAATTCCGTTTGTTGTAGTACTATGCACTGTGCTAGGTTTGGCGAGTGCGGTGGGTACTGTTGGAAATTTCCTCGTTCTCTTATCAATTATCAAGTTTGACGACCTGAGGGATATACCAGACTTCTTTATTTTCAGCCTCTCCTTATCGGATACGCTTGTCACAACGATATACCAACCTTTAAAAACATACCGGCTGGCACATTTAGAAGAAGTCTCCACATTTATGGATATATTGAGAGCATCCAGTAGTCTTCTCGGGCACATCTCGTTGATTGCCTCAATTTCGAACATGTTTGGAGTGACCATGGAGCGCCTGATCTCTATCAGATTCCCGTTGAAATACGACTTCCTTGTGACAAAGAAACGCGCAACTATCGTTATCCTTTTCATATGGATATTTTCAATTTCATATGGAGTAATGTGGTCAGAGGGGTTGGCTCCTAACTCCTActtatctatttattttattgCGGTCCTCATTGGAACAATATTAATCTATGTTTACATATTTTTGATCGCAAGACGCTTGGAACGCTCGGTAGCACATGTACAAAATGGCTCAACTGATGAAAACAGGTCAAGCAGCAACCTCAAGGATcggaaaacagcaaaaaccatTGCGATTATTCTGGGAGTGGCAACTGCCAGTTGGCTTCCGTTTTTGATCATTCCTCGCTTTCTAACCGACGACCAAGATCTGTTCTTCACGGTTTTCAGTTTTCTACAAGTTTTATCAGTTTGCAATTCATCCATTAACCCATATATATACTGTGCAAGAAGTCGACGGTATTACTTAGCGTTCATTAAGCTTCTCGGACTCCAAAACGCTCTGTTTACAAGAGTACAAGTCACTCAGGCTACATTCAGAGTTTCACCTCCTGACCATCCCTCCACGGCATCCCAGGACCCTTACAGAGAAATTGATTATACGAGACATTAG